The following coding sequences lie in one Lolium perenne isolate Kyuss_39 chromosome 2, Kyuss_2.0, whole genome shotgun sequence genomic window:
- the LOC139835092 gene encoding uncharacterized protein — MTGPGLSSFSSATSGSLSAGSSSSKGASSMASRIPTTPITLANQITIRLSSENYIYWRTQIAPILRSNLIYGFVDGTLQCPPEEIPNTDKTAGAAATIANPQYLAWHQQDQAILSGIVGSLTEPVIGMVTLATTSHEAWETLEVSFATQSTARVMEIRSKLNKTKKLDGSASAYFNKIKGMADALASMGQPLRPEEFNSYLLAGLDSEYDPLADRISARSLTDPMPMRDVYAQLLNTEQRLEARRAEMAVDGLSSHRSSSTDQINSDPLTSQATSLLHHQAVAILARVRKVEIREGKKNYLGTGNDGRNMERQLAALSATTHSGTTSSYPVDPNWYADTGATDHLTNDLAHLTMKEPYHGKDHVHTANGTGLGRGARLELLTDEQDASHADTSAAHTRGVDLHGSRAHGADPEPATPSRSTGSSTGLLPSTCSPGSATSTTEAAGSPASTAQVPGPADAPASPSVPDPAPTGRPVTRLQHGIRQAKNRTDGTIAWNTTRLAAALVDTEPRDHRTALTSPHWRTAMEDEFSALQRNKTWHLVPPRSGINIIDCKWVFKIKRKADGSIDRYKARLVAKGFKQRYGLDYEDTFSPVVKPTTIRLLLSMAITRGWHLRQLDIQNAFLHGILEEEVFMRQPPGFEDPHYSGYLCRLDKALYGLKQAPRAWHARLSSVLATLGFTPSRADTSLFILRRPDVTLYLLVYVDDIIVVSSSSTVVDRLIHQLGTSFALKDLGSLHYFLGIEVLPHGRDLLMSQRKYASELLQRAGLHKCTPVSTPMASTDRLSATDGTSLSADDSTRYRSIVGGLQYLTMTRPDISFAVNKVYWAGNSDDRRSTGGFAIFYGGNLVSWSARKQATVSRSSTESEYKALANATAELIWVQALLVDAKPLICRRPAAMSCHRVAAVVLPCRVVDLLPSL, encoded by the exons ATGACCGGCCCTGGCCTGTCCTCCTTCAGCTCAGCTACCTCCGGCTCTCTCAGCGCCGGATCCTCCTCGAGCAAGGGCGCTAGTTCCATGGCGTCACGGATACCTACTACGCCGATTACCCTGGCAAACCAGATTACCATCCGCCTCTCCAGCGAGAACTACATCTACTGGCGTACGCAGATTGCGCCGATCCTTCGATCCAATCTGATCTATGGGTTTGTTGATGGCACGTTACAGTGTCCGCCGGAGGAGATCCCGAACACTGACAAAACTGCGGGTGCTGCAGCTACCATCGCCAACCCCCAGTACTTGGCATGGCATCAACAAGACCAGGCTATCCTATCTGGTATAGTCGGTTCTCTGACCGAGCCAGTTATTGGCATGGTTACTCTAGCCACTACCTCACATGAAGCCTGGGAAACCTTGGAAGTTAGCTTTGCTACGCAGTCTACAGCTCGGGTCATGGAGATCCGTAGCAAACTCAACAAGACAAAGAAGCTTGATGGATCAGCTTCTGCCTACTTCAACAAGATCAAGGGGATGGCTGATGCTCTAGCCTCCATGGGCCAACCCCTCCGTCCTGAAGAGTTTAACTCATACCTTCTTGCTGGTTTGGACAGTGAATATGATCCACTCGCCGATCGCATCTCTGCACGTTCTCTTACTGACCCTATGCCAATGAGAGATGTCTACGCTCAGCTACTCAATACCGAGCAGAGACTTGAAGCCAGGCGTGCCGAGATGG CGGTGGACGGCCTCAGTTCCCACCGCAGCAGCAGTACAGATCAGATCAACAGCGACCCGCTTACCAGCCAAGCTACCAGCCTTCTCCACCATCAGGCCGTCGCGATTCTGGCCCGCGTCCGCAAGGTGGAAATCAGGGAGGGCAAG AAAAACTACCTCGGTACTGGCAATGATGGTCGTAATATGGAGCGACAACTCGCTGCTCTCTCCGCCACCACTCACAGTGGGACTACATCCTCCTACCCAGTTGATCCAAACTGGTATGCTGATACTGGAGCGACGGATCACCTCACCAATGACCTCGCCCACCTCACCATGAAGGAGCCATATCATGGAAAGGATCACGTACATACAGCCAATGGTACAG GTTTGGGACGCGGAGCTCGTCTTGAGTTACTTACCGATGAGCAAGATGCGTCTCACGCTGATACATCTGCTGCTCATACTCGCGGCGTCGATCTGCATGGCTCCCGTGCACATGGAGCCGATCCCGAGCCAGCAACCCCGTCCCGCTCCACTGGCTCGTCCACTGGGCTGCTCCCCTCGACATGTTCTCCAGGCTCCGCTACGTCCACAACAGAGGCTGCTGGGTCTCCTGCCTCCACGGCCCAAGTACCTGGGCCTGCTGATGCTCCAGCTTCTCCGTCCGTTCCTGATCCTGCCCCGACTGGCAGGCCTGTTACGCGTCTTCAGCACGGTATACGCCAGGCCAAGAATCGGACGGATGGTACGATTGCTTGGAATACCACTCGTTTAGCTGCCGCTCTTGTTGATACTGAGCCGCGTGATCATCGAACAGCCCTTACATCCCCGCACTGGAGGACAGCTATGGAAGATGAATTTAGTGCTCTACAGCGGAACAAGACATGGCATCTTGTTCCTCCTCGTTCTGGCATCAATATTATcgactgcaaatgggtgttcaaaatTAAGAGGAAGGCGGATGGATCTATTGACAGATACAAAGCTCGCTTGGTGGCGAAGGGGTTCAAGCAACGATACGGGTTGGACTACGAGGATACCTTTAGTCCCGTTGTTAAACCAACCACCATTCGACTACTTCTTTCTATGGCTATTACTCGAGGTTGGCATCTTCGTCAGTTAGACATACAGAATGCATTTTTGCATGGCATTCTTGAAGAAGAGGTGTTTATGCGACAACCTCCTGGTTTTGAGGATCCACATTACTCTGGCTATCTTTGTCGTCTCGACAAGGCTCTTTACGGACTGAAACAAGCTCCACGTGCCTGGCATGCCCGACTCAGTTCTGTTCTTGCTACTCTTGGCTTTACTCCTTCCAGAGCTGATACTTCATTGTTCATACTGCGCCGCCCTGATGTCACACTTTACCTGCTTGTTTATGTGGATGATATTATCGTGGTGAGTTCATCCTCTACTGTTGTTGATCGCCTTATTCATCAGCTTGGTACTTCATTTGCTCTTAAGGATCTTGGCTCTCTCCACTATTTTCTTGGTATTGAGGTGCTTCCCCATGGTCGTGATCTTCTTATGAGTCAGCGCAAGTATGCTTCTGAGCTACTTCAGCGTGCAGGGTTGCACAAGTGCACTCCAGTGTCTACCCCTATGGCCTCTACTGACAGACTTTCTGCTACTGATGGTACTTCCCTTTCTGCTGATGATTCTACCCGCTACCGCAGTATTGTTGGAGGCTTACAGTATCTCACTATGACTCGACCCGATATTTCATTTGCTGTTAATAAAGTCT ACTGGGCTGGTAATTCTGATGACCGACGATCAACGGGGGGTTTTGCTATCTTCTACGGTGGCAATCTTGTTTCCTGGAGTGCTCGCAAACAAGCTACAGTGTCTCGCTCCAGTACAGAGTCTGAGTACAAGGCACTTGCTAATGCAACTGCTGAACTTATTTGGGTACAGGCGCTGCTTG TTGATGCCAAGCCTTTGATCTGCCGACGTCCTGCAGCCATGTCatgccatcgagttgctgccgtcgttCTGCCGTGCCGTGTCGTCGATTTGCTGCCGTCTTTGTGA